The DNA region CTTATGCTCTTTCTCGGCATTCAGATGGCGCAATGGATGGGTATGTCTCCAGTCAGTGGGCTTTTTCTGGGAGGAGTTCTATCGATCAGTTCCTCTATGGTCTCGGTTAAGTTGATTCGGGAGATGGGGCTGTTTGCCAGGCCACATGCTCAGCTGACAGTGGGCATACTGGTGCTCGAAGATATCCTGGCAATTTTGCTTTTGGTTCTTCTCAGTGGTATTGCCGAACAAGGCGAATTGGATTGGGATGCGCTCAAGCAATCGGGTCTGCTGATTGGTGTTTTCATTGTTGCCGTTTATCTTCTCGGGAAGTTGGGAACGCATCGCGTTATCAAAGCACTTGAGTCACGGGGTACTACCGAATCTGTCACGCTGGTTACCTTGGGTATTATTTTTTCGGTTAGTTTATTAGGAGACAGGTTTCATTTTAGTTGGGCACTGGGTGGTTTTTTGGCTGGTGCCATTCTTTCACGCTCCGTTTTGGCCAAACGGATCGAGCATCTTACCGAACCCTTGCGCGATTTCTTCACCGCTATGTTTTTCGTATCTGTGGGCATGTTGATTGACCCATGGGCCATCAGTCAAAATTGGCTGCCAATTGTTCTGCTATCCCTTTGTGTGATTGTGGGAAAATTTACCTCTTGTTGGGTGGGTCTATTTTTGTCCGGTCAGTCACCGCGGGAGGCGGGTCGGGCTTCGTTGATCAAATCCCAGATAGGGGAATTTGGGTTTGTTATTGTGGCCATTGGTATCTCTTACCAGGTGGTTAGTCCGGACATGCAGGCCCTCGTCTCGGGGGTCGCCTTTGTCACGATTTTCTTAACGCCATTTCTGATCCGAAATGAAAAGCCCATTCTCGATTATCTGGGAGCAAAAACACCGAAGGCGGCTATCGATTTTTGTTTTCTCTATGGGAAGTGGCGACAGACGATTCAGATTTTTTTGCAGGACAGCGATTGGATGAAATTTGCAGGCAAACCCATCGCGCGCATTATTTTATATTTTGTAATCATCATGGCAATAATCCTGGGAGCCGTTCTAGTATCGGAAACGATTCCACCGCCTGAATTTCTCCATGTTTCCCGGTTGTTTTTTCAGCGCTGTCTGTTCGTAGCTTCCCTGTTGTTTAGTTTGCCCTTTCTGGTAGATACCATGCGAAACATGAATGTGTTGGTATTACTTTTTTCTGACGCAGCACTGAGCAATAAAGTGTTTCAACAATTTTCAAAAGGCATGTATCGGTCGGTATTCAACGGACTTATACTTCTCATACTACTGCTTTCCTATGGGTCGGTTTTTCTTGCAGTTGCTGCACCTTACTTTCCCACGGGTTCGACCTTGGGAGCTTTTTTGATTCTATCCATTTTTCTTGGATGGATGTTCTGGAATCGCCTTGTTCGCATGCACAACAATTGGGAACTGGCGTTTATGAGTTCGATGCAAGATGAAGCTCAGCAACGTATATCCAAGCACATCTCTCAAGGGTTGGACAAGCTTCGCAAGCGCCAGGCCTGGAAAGTAAAAGTGGACCCTGTTGTAGTATCTCAAGATTCCAAGTGGGTAGGTAAATGTGTGGAGGAATTAGAGATGCGTTCAAAAACGGGAGCGATGATTGCCGGTATCGAGCGAAGCGGGTTCGATCTCACAAATATTGGGCCAAAAGAAATTATTTACCCTCACGATCATCTGTTTCTGATGGGTGATCCTGAACAAATAATGAACGCGAAATTACTGATCGGTGAAACTGCCCCGGAGGGTCGAACGAAGCCCCCGTTCGCCTTTGCTTTTGATCGGACTATTATACCCCCATTTAGTAAACTGTCCGGCATCGCGATCAAAGACTCCAACATTCGTAAAAATTACCAGGTAAGCATTATCGGGATTCAGAGAGAAAATGAGCGAATCGTCAGTCCAAGTGCAGATGAATTGTTACTGGAAGCAGACATGCTTCTTCTCATGGGCAGTGAAGACTATTTGGAGATACTTAAGCTCGCGATTCTTCAGAATGAAGTTCAGGTAAATTAACGGTCAGCTGATATGATCAACGTGGTTCAAGAATTAACCCGGATCCTGCAGGCGGTATCGCATGCGGACACCGCCGAAAGGCAGGTACAACTCATTGTTTCGTCAATTGCCCAGGTTATGGGTGTGGATGTCTGTAGCCTGTTTCGTCCGAATGATCATGGAGAAATGGTTCTAACAGCCAGTCATGGATTGGCTCGAGCCGCAGTGGGGAGAGCAAAACTTCCTCGTGGGGCAGGCTTGGTCGGGCTGGTGGTGCAAAGTAAACATCCACTGAACTTGCCCCAAGCTGACAAACACCCCTCCTTTCACTATATGCCTGAAACCGGAGAAGAATCCTTTAGAAGTTTCTGCGGAGTGCCCTTGATTTCAGGTGGGAGAAACATCGGCGTCCTCGTAGTGCAAAACAGGAAACAACGTCGGATCTTGGAAAGCGAGGAAGCCTTCCTGGTGACCCTTGCTGCTCAGTTGGCACTTCTGGCAGTCCAGATTCCTGTTCTTGAGCAAAGCGATCTCACTGCCAGTCGGCGGTGTACCGGGATCAAAGGAGCACCGGGAATAGGAATCGGGAAAGTGCGGTTGAGCGCCATCGAACAGCTTTCCGCCATACCGGATGCTCCGTGCGAAGATTCAACTTCGGCAACGCAAGAGTGGCATAGGCTTTTGCAAACCGCCAAGCGGGATCTTGCCGCTGAGAAAGAGTTGTTGGGACCAACCGTGGTGGAGGGTGTGGGCGCCATTTTTGATGCACACCAGACGTTACTCGAAGATCCTACCCTGGTTCAAGGTGTAGAAAACCGGATTAAAGCTGGAAACTGGCTGCCAGGAGCGCTGCGCGAAGTCATCGAGAAAACATCCGAAATGTTCCTCGGTTTGGACGATCCCTACCTGAGGGCCCGCCACGAAGACATCGTTTATCTTGGGAACAAGTTACTTGCGGTTTGGCGCGGGAAGAGTCGTAAGGATACCACCTTAAAGGGGCCTTTGATTCTTGTCGGAGCACAAGTGAGTGTATCCGAGATTGCTTCGGTGCCCCGTAAGCAACTCGCGGGCATCGTTTGCTTCGAAGGCTCCGCCCTTTCCCACACGGCTATTCTTGCGAATGCGCTGGGCGTTCCCGCTGTAATGGGAACGGGCGCGATTAGAGCTTTGCGGGACGGGGAAGAACTCATAATAGATGGCACCCAGGGAAGTGTGATTCTACATGCCAGTGACTCAGTTCGTGCGGAGTTCGTGAATCTGTTAAGGGGACAGCGGGTTATCGATGCCAAACTGCACATGCTCAAGGACGAACCTGCTGTGACTTTGGACAAGGTCCTTGTGCGTCTGTTGGCCAACACCGGGCTGCTGGCCGACATAGAGCCAGGTTTAAAAAATGGAGCAGAGGGTGTGGGTTTGTATCGAACTGAGATCCCATTCATGATCCACGACACCTTCCCAACTGAGGACGAGCAGGTTCTGGTTTATCGCCAGGTGTTGTCCGCTTATGCGGGCAAACCGGTATACATGCGCACCTTGGACATCGGCGGAGACAAGCCGCTCCCCTATCTCGTGTTTGAGGAGGAAAATCCCGCTCTCGGTTGGCGGGGCATTCGATTCTGCCTCGACAACACATCTGTGCTCATGACCCAGGTGAGGGCAATGCTTCGGGCCGATGAAAACTTGGGCAATCTGCACATTCTACTTCCCATGGTCAGTTGCACCGAAGAATTGG from Verrucomicrobiota bacterium includes:
- the ptsP gene encoding phosphoenolpyruvate--protein phosphotransferase — encoded protein: MINVVQELTRILQAVSHADTAERQVQLIVSSIAQVMGVDVCSLFRPNDHGEMVLTASHGLARAAVGRAKLPRGAGLVGLVVQSKHPLNLPQADKHPSFHYMPETGEESFRSFCGVPLISGGRNIGVLVVQNRKQRRILESEEAFLVTLAAQLALLAVQIPVLEQSDLTASRRCTGIKGAPGIGIGKVRLSAIEQLSAIPDAPCEDSTSATQEWHRLLQTAKRDLAAEKELLGPTVVEGVGAIFDAHQTLLEDPTLVQGVENRIKAGNWLPGALREVIEKTSEMFLGLDDPYLRARHEDIVYLGNKLLAVWRGKSRKDTTLKGPLILVGAQVSVSEIASVPRKQLAGIVCFEGSALSHTAILANALGVPAVMGTGAIRALRDGEELIIDGTQGSVILHASDSVRAEFVNLLRGQRVIDAKLHMLKDEPAVTLDKVLVRLLANTGLLADIEPGLKNGAEGVGLYRTEIPFMIHDTFPTEDEQVLVYRQVLSAYAGKPVYMRTLDIGGDKPLPYLVFEEENPALGWRGIRFCLDNTSVLMTQVRAMLRADENLGNLHILLPMVSCTEELVAFWELLDNAFQQLIEEGVAVRVPPVGVMVEVPAAISMLSSWVRSTRIDFLSIGSNDLSQYLLAMDRNNARIAARYDHLHPAVLREIRRVIDLARKENLPLSLCGEMASDLAAVVLLVGMGIKTLSMSAAKLPRVKSLIRSLTFEEASQLATEVLQLDSASAIRQLIKTRLATRTEFTQFG
- a CDS encoding cation:proton antiporter, whose product is MHEGSILTDIAWIMVGAMVAALVFQKLRLPSLLGFLVVGVFLGPNLGWWPALVRLENVTELSELGVIFLMFYIGLEFDLDRLKQIFAPAVIALTLQTLLMLFLGIQMAQWMGMSPVSGLFLGGVLSISSSMVSVKLIREMGLFARPHAQLTVGILVLEDILAILLLVLLSGIAEQGELDWDALKQSGLLIGVFIVAVYLLGKLGTHRVIKALESRGTTESVTLVTLGIIFSVSLLGDRFHFSWALGGFLAGAILSRSVLAKRIEHLTEPLRDFFTAMFFVSVGMLIDPWAISQNWLPIVLLSLCVIVGKFTSCWVGLFLSGQSPREAGRASLIKSQIGEFGFVIVAIGISYQVVSPDMQALVSGVAFVTIFLTPFLIRNEKPILDYLGAKTPKAAIDFCFLYGKWRQTIQIFLQDSDWMKFAGKPIARIILYFVIIMAIILGAVLVSETIPPPEFLHVSRLFFQRCLFVASLLFSLPFLVDTMRNMNVLVLLFSDAALSNKVFQQFSKGMYRSVFNGLILLILLLSYGSVFLAVAAPYFPTGSTLGAFLILSIFLGWMFWNRLVRMHNNWELAFMSSMQDEAQQRISKHISQGLDKLRKRQAWKVKVDPVVVSQDSKWVGKCVEELEMRSKTGAMIAGIERSGFDLTNIGPKEIIYPHDHLFLMGDPEQIMNAKLLIGETAPEGRTKPPFAFAFDRTIIPPFSKLSGIAIKDSNIRKNYQVSIIGIQRENERIVSPSADELLLEADMLLLMGSEDYLEILKLAILQNEVQVN